A genomic segment from uncultured Methanobrevibacter sp. encodes:
- the pyrF gene encoding orotidine-5'-phosphate decarboxylase: MNIKNNIILAMDLMDLKEAEKVCESINEYIDTIKIGYPLTLAEGLSTIGFFKEKFDYKVICDYKVADIPATNEKIANQTFDAGADAIICHGFVGSDSVDACKTSAEDHGGEIFLLTEMSHPGAIKFLQPNADEIARMGVEMGITNYVAPSTRPERLSEIRDIVGKDAFMISPGVGTQGGDPRETLKYSNALIIGRSIYNAEDPEKATKDIVDSIQ; the protein is encoded by the coding sequence ATGAATATAAAAAACAATATCATACTTGCAATGGATTTAATGGATTTGAAGGAAGCGGAAAAGGTATGCGAATCAATCAACGAGTACATTGATACAATAAAGATCGGATATCCATTGACCCTTGCTGAGGGACTGTCAACTATTGGATTCTTTAAGGAAAAGTTCGATTATAAGGTTATTTGTGACTATAAGGTTGCAGACATTCCAGCTACCAATGAAAAGATAGCTAACCAAACCTTTGATGCTGGCGCAGATGCAATAATTTGTCATGGATTTGTAGGTTCAGATAGTGTAGATGCATGCAAGACATCTGCAGAAGACCATGGAGGGGAAATATTCCTTTTAACTGAAATGTCTCACCCAGGAGCAATCAAGTTCCTCCAGCCAAATGCAGATGAAATAGCAAGAATGGGTGTTGAAATGGGAATCACTAACTATGTAGCACCATCCACAAGACCAGAAAGATTGTCCGAAATAAGGGATATCGTTGGAAAAGATGCATTCATGATTTCTCCTGGAGTAGGAACACAAGGTGGAGACCCAAGGGAAACATTGAAATATTCCAATGCATTGATCATTGGAAGATCCATTTACAATGCAGAAGACCCTGAAAAGGCAACTAAAGACATTGTTGATTCAATCCAATAA
- a CDS encoding deoxyhypusine synthase encodes MKVDQLKLKKDMTVSELIEQYDKSGVLGAGRVARASNLLVDMINDEDMDIFMSLGGPLVPGGMRNIVADLIREKRIKVLMTSGANITHDLLEAFGGRHYRDLGTNDEELNDAGIGRIADVYTQGDDFELFESEIIKIFEIISEKVDNDEDKGIISIQRLLKEVGLLIDDDNSILRQAALNDVSIFAPGLIDSMFGLQLWMFTQDHTLVVDAVGDMHYLSDLVFESEKIGAVMLGGGLPKHYTLASNLLKGGIDAGLQITMDRPETGSLSGAPLEEAKSWSKAKHGSNLVTVIGDVTIIFPLIVADALNRID; translated from the coding sequence ATGAAAGTTGATCAATTGAAATTAAAGAAGGATATGACTGTTAGCGAATTGATTGAACAGTATGACAAGTCAGGCGTTTTAGGGGCTGGAAGAGTTGCAAGAGCTTCTAATTTGCTTGTTGACATGATTAATGATGAAGATATGGACATCTTCATGAGTTTAGGAGGTCCATTGGTTCCTGGTGGAATGCGTAATATCGTAGCCGATTTAATCAGGGAAAAAAGAATCAAGGTATTGATGACAAGTGGGGCAAACATCACTCACGATTTGCTTGAAGCCTTTGGAGGCAGACATTACAGGGATCTTGGAACCAATGATGAAGAATTAAATGATGCTGGAATAGGCAGAATTGCTGATGTTTACACTCAAGGAGATGACTTTGAATTATTTGAAAGCGAAATAATCAAGATATTTGAAATCATCAGCGAAAAAGTGGATAATGATGAGGATAAGGGAATAATTTCCATTCAAAGACTTTTAAAGGAAGTTGGTCTTTTGATTGATGATGATAATTCAATCCTAAGGCAAGCTGCATTGAATGATGTTTCAATCTTTGCTCCAGGGCTCATTGACAGCATGTTCGGTCTTCAGTTATGGATGTTTACACAGGATCACACTCTCGTAGTGGATGCTGTTGGAGACATGCATTACTTGTCAGACCTTGTATTTGAGTCTGAAAAGATTGGTGCTGTAATGTTAGGTGGAGGTCTTCCAAAGCATTACACCCTTGCTTCAAACCTTTTGAAAGGAGGAATAGATGCAGGTCTTCAAATAACTATGGACAGGCCTGAAACCGGCAGTCTAAGCGGTGCACCTTTAGAAGAGGCAAAATCATGGTCAAAGGCAAAGCATGGATCCAATCTAGTTACTGTCATTGGTGATGTGACTATCATTTTCCCATTGATAGTGGCTGATGCATTGAATAGAATAGATTAA
- a CDS encoding deoxyuridine 5'-triphosphate nucleotidohydrolase gives MLGEIELKKLFLDFEDLVQPSGIDLELDEIFIQKSGGSLIDNEKNIPEIEALEGPVYTLKPHTAYLASIKRKVKIPKGYTMLYLPRSTLLRSFVSVQTAVGDPGFYGTLMFMIYNHGEFEYKIKSGDRIAQAVVYPVEGSGEYNGSYQEEE, from the coding sequence ATGCTTGGTGAAATAGAACTTAAAAAACTCTTTCTAGACTTTGAGGATTTGGTTCAGCCATCTGGAATTGACTTGGAACTTGATGAGATATTCATTCAGAAATCTGGCGGTTCATTGATTGATAATGAGAAAAACATTCCAGAGATTGAGGCTTTAGAAGGGCCTGTTTATACCTTAAAACCTCATACTGCTTATTTGGCTTCAATAAAGCGTAAGGTGAAAATTCCTAAGGGATATACAATGCTCTACTTGCCAAGGTCCACATTGCTTAGGTCTTTTGTTTCTGTACAGACAGCAGTTGGAGACCCTGGATTTTATGGAACCTTGATGTTCATGATTTACAATCATGGGGAATTTGAATATAAGATCAAATCCGGTGATAGGATAGCTCAAGCTGTTGTTTATCCAGTTGAAGGTTCTGGTGAGTATAACGGTTCCTATCAGGAAGAGGAATGA
- a CDS encoding 2-C-methyl-D-erythritol 4-phosphate cytidylyltransferase: MIFAAILAGGDGNRMGEVDKPKQFLKLGDKPIIIQTVEKFSLNSKIDEIIVLSHKYWLNHTKDLINQYFPNSSNIVVIEGGELRNDTIMNAINYIVENFEISENDIILTHDSVRPFVTHRIIMENIEKTLEFGACDTVIPATDTIVVSEDDGLISNIPNRNCMYQGQTPQTFKILKLKETYENLSDEEKSTLTDAAKIFVLNGEEVAIVKGEVFNIKITYPYDLKVANSIIKDAKLNVSDAESSEQTVNLYDFST, translated from the coding sequence ATGATTTTTGCGGCTATTCTAGCAGGTGGCGATGGAAACAGAATGGGTGAAGTGGATAAGCCTAAACAGTTTTTAAAATTAGGTGATAAACCTATCATTATTCAAACCGTTGAAAAGTTTTCTTTGAATAGTAAAATTGATGAGATAATTGTATTGTCTCATAAATATTGGTTAAATCATACAAAAGATTTGATTAATCAATATTTCCCAAATTCTTCTAATATAGTTGTAATTGAAGGTGGAGAACTTCGTAATGATACAATTATGAATGCAATTAATTATATAGTGGAAAATTTTGAAATAAGCGAGAATGATATCATTTTAACCCATGATTCAGTACGACCATTTGTTACACATAGGATTATTATGGAGAATATTGAAAAGACTTTAGAATTTGGTGCATGTGATACCGTAATCCCTGCAACAGATACAATTGTTGTTTCTGAAGATGATGGGCTAATTTCCAATATACCAAATAGGAACTGCATGTATCAGGGACAGACTCCTCAGACATTTAAGATTTTAAAGCTTAAGGAAACTTATGAAAATTTGTCTGACGAGGAAAAAAGTACTTTAACTGATGCTGCAAAGATATTTGTTCTGAATGGTGAAGAGGTAGCTATTGTTAAAGGAGAAGTCTTTAACATCAAAATTACCTATCCTTATGACTTGAAAGTGGCAAATAGCATTATAAAAGATGCTAAATTAAATGTGTCTGATGCTGAATCAAGTGAACAAACAGTAAATTTATATGATTTCAGCACTTAA
- the dmpI gene encoding 4-oxalocrotonate tautomerase DmpI codes for MPVVTIVGNPNISVEDKREMVKKVSETVAEAYNLPIEAITVLVEALPPESIGVAGELLSDRK; via the coding sequence ATGCCTGTAGTAACAATCGTTGGAAACCCAAACATAAGTGTAGAAGATAAAAGAGAAATGGTAAAAAAAGTAAGTGAAACTGTAGCTGAAGCATACAATTTACCAATTGAAGCAATCACTGTTCTAGTTGAAGCTTTACCACCTGAAAGCATAGGTGTTGCTGGTGAATTATTAAGTGATAGAAAATAA
- a CDS encoding CBS domain-containing protein, translating to MLTSVQKEILQTLINLYQNSDGKSIKGEDIAEVMNRNPGTIRNQMQSLRSLSLVKGVPGPRGGYKPTIEAYHTLNISFTDNSAKVPVYKENRKLEDVSVAKIEFTSVPHPGECEAVIKVLGSIKDLHVGDIIRVGPTPVNNLGVIGEIVGRDDMDNILLLDISTIRSIPKNSVYEIATLDLIYLKPGDSIKDAACLLSKNNIDGAPVITEGVAIGMVSLVDIVKALAEGKENEDVRDIMSKRLFFIDKDTKIATAVYKMYKFGISRLIVVDDDYTPIGVVTRTDLIEKITNLNNFPLLNDNDLEDEI from the coding sequence ATGTTGACTTCTGTACAAAAGGAAATTTTACAGACTTTAATTAATTTGTATCAAAATTCAGATGGCAAGTCCATTAAGGGTGAAGACATTGCTGAAGTGATGAACAGGAACCCTGGAACCATCAGAAATCAGATGCAATCTCTTAGAAGCTTAAGTCTTGTAAAAGGTGTACCAGGACCTCGCGGTGGCTATAAGCCTACTATCGAAGCGTATCATACTTTAAATATTTCATTTACAGATAATAGTGCAAAGGTTCCTGTATACAAAGAGAATAGAAAATTAGAGGATGTTTCAGTCGCTAAGATAGAGTTTACAAGTGTGCCTCATCCTGGTGAATGTGAAGCTGTAATCAAGGTTTTAGGAAGCATTAAGGATTTGCATGTGGGAGACATTATCCGTGTAGGACCTACTCCAGTCAATAATCTTGGTGTTATTGGTGAAATCGTAGGTAGAGATGATATGGACAATATCCTTCTCTTGGATATCAGTACCATAAGAAGCATTCCTAAAAACTCTGTTTATGAGATAGCTACATTGGATTTGATCTATCTAAAGCCTGGAGATTCAATTAAGGATGCTGCATGTTTGCTTTCAAAAAACAATATTGATGGAGCGCCAGTAATTACTGAAGGTGTAGCTATTGGTATGGTTTCATTGGTGGATATTGTAAAGGCATTGGCTGAAGGAAAGGAAAATGAAGACGTTAGGGATATCATGTCCAAACGCTTGTTCTTCATTGATAAGGATACAAAAATAGCTACTGCAGTTTACAAAATGTATAAGTTTGGCATAAGCAGATTGATTGTAGTTGATGATGACTACACTCCAATAGGTGTTGTTACCCGTACTGACTTGATTGAAAAGATTACAAATCTAAACAATTTCCCATTGTTGAATGATAACGATTTGGAAGATGAAATTTAA
- a CDS encoding CapA family protein, whose amino-acid sequence MRKTRFYSILILIIAILLAISVFGTFFMGSGNSYDLGHDDVSIAVTGDVMFGRKMPAVLDSGESPFRFVENVTKNADILLVNFENPVTTSSYAVKGDVPLKANPKYTYLLANANDKVVASQANNHALDYGEAGLNESIKNLKDAGIYVMGAGNNINEATQPVTIESGDRKITILNYMDADNFREYRGVMDPATANSSGYSAYGTELAQRQVQEARDNGSSIVIAYLHYGNEYSRSPNENQIKISHELINDGADIVIGSHTHVTQGVEMYNGKPIFYNLGNFIFDQSNPATHTSYFLNLALHEDNCTVTLYPTYLSNYLPHFMDAESGKALINVLNPHCDELKVNDDGTGELTFKLGNNTLNSTG is encoded by the coding sequence ATGAGGAAAACAAGGTTTTATTCAATTTTAATTCTAATTATAGCTATTCTTTTAGCGATATCTGTCTTTGGAACATTTTTTATGGGCTCAGGCAATTCATATGATTTAGGTCACGATGACGTTTCAATTGCAGTTACTGGAGATGTCATGTTTGGCCGTAAGATGCCTGCTGTATTGGACTCTGGCGAAAGCCCATTCAGGTTTGTTGAGAATGTAACCAAGAATGCAGATATATTGCTTGTTAACTTTGAAAACCCTGTAACCACTTCATCCTATGCTGTGAAAGGGGATGTTCCATTAAAGGCAAACCCTAAATACACATATCTTTTGGCTAATGCTAACGATAAGGTTGTAGCATCACAGGCAAACAACCATGCATTGGATTATGGTGAAGCAGGATTAAATGAAAGCATAAAGAACCTGAAGGATGCGGGCATTTATGTTATGGGTGCAGGAAACAACATTAATGAGGCAACACAACCTGTAACTATAGAATCTGGAGATAGGAAGATCACCATATTGAACTATATGGATGCAGATAACTTTAGGGAATATCGTGGAGTGATGGACCCTGCAACAGCTAACAGTTCAGGATACTCCGCATATGGCACTGAACTTGCCCAAAGACAAGTTCAGGAAGCTCGTGATAATGGATCAAGTATCGTAATCGCTTACCTTCACTATGGAAATGAGTACAGCAGAAGCCCTAATGAAAACCAGATAAAGATATCCCATGAACTCATCAATGACGGTGCAGATATTGTAATCGGTTCCCATACTCATGTAACCCAAGGTGTTGAAATGTACAATGGAAAGCCTATTTTCTATAATTTAGGAAACTTCATCTTTGACCAGTCAAATCCAGCTACTCACACATCATATTTCTTGAATTTGGCTTTGCACGAGGATAATTGTACTGTAACACTTTACCCAACTTATTTATCTAACTATTTGCCACACTTCATGGATGCAGAATCAGGTAAGGCTTTAATAAATGTGTTGAATCCACATTGTGATGAGTTGAAAGTAAATGATGACGGTACTGGTGAATTGACATTTAAATTAGGTAACAATACTTTAAATTCTACTGGTTAA
- a CDS encoding Mur ligase family protein: MSKTYFLNELADSVSSLNTFSIDQLADSIGGKIYGSNSYKASNGFTGIFETLNEAQEGDIVIRHWINGKGVEIANDKNVACLITLTPKEDALEMAEKLQFPVIVVDRIEFANAFAIKWTIDNLVPDCKRVVISGTNGKSTSSHMIYHILSHAGYNVFTNTDAKSEFNTLIDPMVAKLISEEVLANQGVDPRLFNFICDIPNKEVFDYLVIEVSEVQGWGTDLMKNHALIMSSAINPDVGVVTNVAMDHIGLVNSIEDVFEETSGVVKATNKGGIVLNFDDENVLNMKQFLNDGVDAYFTSMEKGLIEDYDANSDKKVYFDRDEKKIKYNGESILSFEDLPFTGEHFIRNILSAISACISLEIPIEDIVDGVKTYRPLSRRFTRLYDEPIVIDDFAHNPDGIKNTVRASYDLVEQLDKNDLYVACAIRGSRGETLNGLNSEALAEVIKELRHRNDDLIEKDPSAKKRKIYLTLSSSVDLVDHLNYVEDFEKDIFFAKLDEKHIKYNHFEKLYDALGYIMETADNDDVVLLIGAQGMDPASDVLKDILGH, translated from the coding sequence ATGTCAAAAACATATTTTTTAAATGAATTAGCAGATTCAGTATCTTCTTTAAACACTTTTTCTATCGACCAGCTTGCAGATTCTATTGGGGGAAAGATCTATGGGTCCAATAGCTATAAAGCTTCAAATGGATTTACAGGAATCTTTGAAACCTTAAATGAAGCTCAAGAGGGAGATATTGTAATAAGGCATTGGATTAACGGCAAGGGTGTTGAAATAGCAAATGACAAGAATGTGGCTTGCCTAATCACCTTGACTCCTAAGGAAGATGCTTTGGAAATGGCTGAAAAGCTCCAGTTTCCAGTGATTGTAGTTGATAGAATCGAATTTGCAAATGCATTCGCAATCAAATGGACAATTGACAATTTGGTTCCTGACTGTAAGAGAGTGGTGATAAGTGGAACAAACGGCAAATCCACAAGTTCCCATATGATTTATCATATTCTATCCCATGCAGGATACAATGTATTTACAAATACCGATGCAAAATCCGAATTCAATACCTTGATTGACCCAATGGTTGCAAAATTGATTTCAGAAGAGGTTTTGGCAAATCAGGGAGTGGATCCGAGATTATTCAATTTCATATGTGACATTCCAAACAAGGAAGTGTTCGATTATCTTGTAATTGAAGTTTCAGAAGTGCAAGGTTGGGGAACAGACTTGATGAAAAACCATGCATTGATCATGTCTTCAGCAATCAATCCTGATGTTGGTGTGGTGACCAATGTTGCAATGGACCATATTGGCCTTGTAAACTCAATTGAAGATGTTTTCGAAGAGACTTCCGGTGTAGTTAAAGCTACAAACAAGGGTGGAATTGTCCTTAATTTTGATGATGAGAATGTCTTGAACATGAAACAGTTTTTAAATGATGGCGTTGATGCTTACTTCACTTCAATGGAAAAAGGCCTTATTGAAGATTATGATGCAAACAGTGATAAGAAAGTCTATTTTGACAGAGATGAAAAAAAGATAAAGTATAATGGCGAGTCAATTCTAAGCTTTGAAGATCTTCCATTCACTGGAGAGCATTTTATCAGAAATATCCTTTCTGCAATTTCTGCATGCATTTCATTGGAGATTCCAATTGAGGATATTGTAGATGGTGTTAAAACTTACAGGCCTTTAAGCAGAAGGTTTACAAGACTTTACGATGAGCCTATAGTCATTGATGACTTTGCACATAATCCTGATGGAATAAAGAACACCGTAAGAGCAAGCTATGACTTGGTAGAGCAATTGGATAAGAATGACTTGTATGTAGCTTGTGCAATCAGAGGTTCACGTGGAGAGACATTGAATGGCCTTAATTCAGAGGCTTTGGCAGAAGTGATCAAGGAATTGCGTCACAGAAATGATGACTTGATTGAAAAGGACCCAAGCGCTAAGAAAAGAAAGATTTACCTAACATTATCCTCAAGTGTTGATTTGGTGGACCATTTGAATTATGTTGAAGACTTTGAAAAGGACATATTCTTTGCCAAATTGGATGAAAAGCATATCAAGTACAATCATTTTGAAAAGCTCTATGATGCTTTAGGATACATTATGGAAACTGCAGATAATGATGATGTTGTACTATTGATTGGTGCACAGGGAATGGATCCTGCATCAGATGTATTGAAAGACATTTTAGGACATTAA
- a CDS encoding ATP phosphoribosyltransferase codes for MVKITIGLPKGSLNNVNRGNTHQLFVDAGYEVRGYDPGNESYEIDILNDEEISAFLTRPQSTPVELNRGMVDIAIVGEDWVLEESVLSENDIVKIGDLNYGQTRLIVAVPKESPYNDLSDFFRANKDRDTPILCFTEYPNLTRKHIMENEAYQEIYGDASPYVQVRGLRDGDNKKVQVINSDGATEVYIAKGADLIVDNTQTGSNLRKAGLKELETILHSSAGLYAGISCDDEKMAKAKMIYEQLLGAVTARKYFDVKFNIANESIEKVSNYLVENKFCSAEPTVNQGSSFSQINVLIPKEHFPEMLDGIRALGASSIIRSDVKQYVI; via the coding sequence ATGGTAAAAATAACAATTGGATTGCCTAAAGGCAGTTTAAACAATGTAAACAGAGGAAATACCCATCAGTTATTTGTAGATGCAGGTTATGAAGTAAGGGGATATGATCCTGGAAATGAATCTTATGAAATTGATATTCTTAATGATGAAGAGATAAGTGCATTTTTGACTCGCCCTCAAAGTACTCCTGTAGAATTGAACAGGGGTATGGTGGATATAGCTATTGTAGGAGAGGACTGGGTTTTGGAAGAGTCTGTTTTAAGCGAAAACGATATTGTTAAGATAGGTGACTTGAATTATGGCCAAACCCGTTTGATTGTAGCTGTTCCTAAGGAATCCCCTTATAATGACTTATCTGATTTCTTTAGGGCAAACAAGGATAGGGACACTCCAATCTTATGCTTTACAGAATATCCTAACTTAACCAGAAAGCACATTATGGAAAATGAGGCATATCAGGAAATCTATGGTGATGCCAGCCCATATGTGCAAGTTAGAGGATTAAGGGATGGAGACAATAAGAAAGTTCAAGTTATCAATTCAGACGGTGCTACAGAAGTTTACATTGCTAAAGGTGCAGACTTGATTGTAGACAACACTCAAACTGGTAGCAACTTAAGAAAAGCAGGTCTTAAAGAGCTTGAAACCATCTTGCATTCTTCAGCAGGATTATATGCTGGAATAAGCTGTGACGATGAAAAGATGGCAAAGGCTAAAATGATTTATGAACAGTTGTTAGGTGCTGTAACTGCAAGGAAATACTTTGATGTGAAATTCAATATTGCAAACGAATCCATTGAAAAGGTTTCAAATTATTTGGTTGAAAACAAGTTCTGCAGTGCGGAGCCAACTGTCAATCAAGGGTCAAGCTTTTCACAGATCAATGTTTTGATTCCTAAAGAGCATTTCCCTGAAATGTTAGATGGAATAAGGGCATTAGGTGCTTCTTCAATTATAAGAAGTGATGTAAAGCAATATGTAATCTAA
- a CDS encoding zinc ribbon domain-containing protein has protein sequence MMSNFKYCPKCGTQREDGSQFCKNCNFEFLVGKYVKLDDEKSSQDEIITTEKVSQEEFVESNDMLRQTKDKINCCIAKYLNYELTNQYNETYEENINITITEYISHSSDSSFDDIFEKEYLEKFENLIHDEKFVDSKNIFIQWIGENRGHLPGMVLNQYKVPIQSNIDSLKNVISLDLVDSDENEKFKDLLNEYLDFENEFIENLI, from the coding sequence ATGATGTCTAATTTTAAGTATTGTCCAAAGTGTGGAACACAAAGAGAAGATGGAAGTCAATTTTGCAAAAATTGCAATTTTGAATTTTTAGTTGGAAAGTATGTAAAGTTAGATGATGAAAAGTCTTCTCAAGATGAAATTATCACTACCGAAAAAGTGTCTCAGGAAGAGTTTGTTGAATCAAATGATATGTTAAGACAAACTAAGGATAAAATTAATTGTTGTATTGCTAAGTATCTAAATTATGAACTGACTAATCAATATAATGAAACTTATGAAGAAAACATCAATATTACTATAACTGAATACATATCTCACAGTTCAGATAGCTCATTTGATGACATTTTTGAAAAAGAGTATCTTGAAAAATTTGAAAATTTGATTCATGATGAAAAATTTGTAGATTCAAAAAATATTTTCATTCAATGGATTGGTGAAAATAGGGGTCACTTGCCAGGTATGGTATTGAATCAATACAAAGTTCCAATTCAATCAAACATTGATAGTTTGAAAAATGTAATTTCATTAGATCTGGTTGATAGTGATGAGAATGAAAAGTTCAAGGATCTATTGAATGAATATTTGGATTTTGAAAATGAGTTTATTGAAAATTTAATTTAA